In bacterium, a single genomic region encodes these proteins:
- a CDS encoding CHAT domain-containing tetratricopeptide repeat protein gives MAALVSLGWLAVLAPAAAGQPPSWAVRLEWADAVSHQGYADSTFADRAQDSALGLAEAILVELSAAAVCDSAACRQTLALMGDFALRDRDYARALAYWEEAGAYGGAADLDLSLRPCLLMAVGADQILDGKPAQRARERCRLLSEDCPPDSLELLWRFTHLCESNWLLADVQRLHERIVAIQTAHPDADARWAIRSLVTLAEFASKRLGIPHTANPVAMQDSAIALASHALELARRRYGVTDTLFAYVADRLGDYHARLGKRTIAWALWDSAWTANRLHLAPEHIEHQGNLDRMCSVRRAQGRYQEAEQLALQALELRRKARGEGHPEVAYMHINLARIYHATGQYRRAERAYREALRIREAAIERSAPLLAESHRQLGQLYFDEGRYAEADENFHTAIALTRESLGEMHSLSAACLRDLASLQTTWGRPDDAAAALREAVDIQSLFLGPTHPAVAATLEDLARVELLLGHLAPADSAITRALAIGRENALTQGPPSPATLSTQARVCLAAGQRDEAAIAITQALALRDLSPAAPNPERFADLTLLARIETERGNWDRAVTAYRQIFTLDSSYGGLNLAELADAREQYARQLIVRGDASAAMPLAAAALDLRLRLLDEGGRVLSEHQALRFEQAMHRTRDVLLSACLTAGALTDSTTGLLLAAKGAVSNRIFERERDTRRASAPEMVALRDSLHYARHRLATLYLRGPGTLAAAEYTALVDSVHHAKEDLEDRLTRRLGTLAAVPSASRITVAGVRAAMPAGAALIEYFRFANAAAEGREEYAALAMPRSGALRLVALGAAESIDSLVADGQSHMIALSAQGAMPTESDQRQYTTLARALYDRIWQPLAGAIPAGEIMLVAPDASLHLVSFASLVDADGRFLIESTPLHYLACGRSLLDPRGAASGTGALVVCDPDFDADARLRAQAQPATVWAASTEAPSDFVTLRASCDLLTQRQLARLPGTRSEADGVEMAWRAQSSEPVEVFAGAAASEENVKRHARGRRVLHLATHGFYLGDRCRPHPVAGETGPFDAMIGENPLLLSGLCLAGAACRADAGLEDGLLTAEEVASLPLDGVRWAVLSACETRLGAPRSGEGIFGLQRAFQMAGVGTVISSLWTVSDRMTSSFMRRLYAGSRDNLPTLMRDSQLATIAELRRRGQPDHPYLWGAFVAVGAWEPLD, from the coding sequence TTGGCGGCTTTGGTGTCGCTGGGCTGGCTGGCCGTCCTGGCGCCGGCGGCGGCCGGGCAGCCGCCCTCCTGGGCGGTGCGGCTGGAGTGGGCCGATGCGGTCTCGCACCAGGGCTATGCCGATTCGACCTTTGCCGACCGGGCGCAGGATTCGGCGTTGGGGCTGGCGGAGGCCATCCTTGTCGAATTAAGCGCCGCGGCCGTCTGCGATTCCGCCGCCTGCCGCCAAACGCTCGCCCTCATGGGGGACTTTGCCTTGCGCGATCGCGACTATGCGCGCGCGCTGGCCTACTGGGAGGAGGCGGGGGCCTACGGCGGCGCCGCTGATCTCGACTTGTCACTTCGCCCGTGTCTGCTGATGGCTGTCGGCGCCGACCAGATTCTCGACGGCAAGCCGGCGCAGCGAGCGCGCGAACGATGCCGGCTGCTGAGTGAAGATTGCCCTCCGGATTCACTGGAACTGTTGTGGCGGTTCACTCATCTATGTGAATCCAACTGGCTTTTGGCCGACGTGCAACGGCTTCACGAACGCATCGTTGCGATCCAAACCGCCCATCCCGACGCCGATGCCCGCTGGGCCATCCGCTCCCTCGTGACATTGGCGGAGTTCGCCTCGAAACGACTCGGCATTCCCCACACCGCCAACCCCGTGGCCATGCAGGATTCGGCGATCGCGCTGGCTTCGCATGCCCTCGAATTGGCGCGCCGGCGCTATGGCGTCACCGACACCCTATTTGCCTACGTCGCCGACCGTCTCGGCGACTACCACGCCCGTCTGGGCAAACGCACGATCGCCTGGGCATTGTGGGATTCGGCCTGGACCGCCAACCGTCTCCATCTGGCGCCGGAGCACATCGAGCATCAGGGCAATCTCGACCGCATGTGTTCGGTGCGGCGCGCGCAGGGACGGTATCAGGAAGCCGAACAACTGGCGTTGCAGGCGTTGGAGCTGCGCCGCAAGGCGCGTGGCGAAGGGCATCCCGAAGTCGCTTACATGCACATCAATCTCGCCCGTATTTACCACGCCACCGGGCAGTACCGCCGGGCCGAACGCGCCTACCGTGAAGCGTTGCGCATCCGCGAGGCGGCCATCGAGCGTTCCGCGCCGCTTCTGGCCGAGTCGCACCGCCAGCTGGGGCAACTCTACTTCGACGAGGGACGCTACGCCGAGGCCGATGAGAACTTCCACACGGCGATTGCGTTGACACGGGAGTCGCTGGGCGAAATGCATTCGCTTTCCGCCGCCTGTCTGCGCGATCTGGCCTCGCTTCAGACAACCTGGGGCCGTCCGGACGATGCCGCCGCGGCGTTGCGCGAGGCGGTGGACATCCAGTCGCTTTTCCTTGGACCCACCCATCCGGCGGTCGCCGCAACATTGGAAGACCTGGCACGGGTGGAGCTGCTCCTCGGCCATCTGGCGCCGGCCGATTCGGCGATCACCCGCGCGCTGGCCATCGGACGCGAGAATGCGCTGACACAGGGTCCGCCGTCGCCGGCGACGCTGTCCACTCAGGCACGCGTCTGTCTGGCCGCCGGACAGCGTGACGAGGCCGCGATCGCCATCACGCAGGCACTGGCGCTTCGTGACCTGTCGCCCGCCGCTCCCAATCCTGAACGCTTCGCCGATCTGACGCTTTTGGCGCGTATCGAGACCGAACGCGGCAACTGGGATCGGGCGGTGACCGCATATCGCCAGATCTTCACTCTGGATTCCAGTTATGGCGGGCTGAATCTCGCCGAGCTGGCCGATGCCCGCGAGCAATATGCGCGACAGCTCATCGTGCGCGGCGATGCGTCGGCCGCCATGCCGCTGGCCGCCGCCGCGCTGGATCTGCGTCTGCGTCTGCTCGATGAGGGAGGACGCGTCTTAAGCGAGCATCAGGCGCTGCGCTTTGAGCAGGCCATGCATCGCACACGTGACGTGCTCTTGTCGGCGTGCCTTACCGCGGGGGCATTGACCGATTCGACAACCGGCTTGCTGCTGGCCGCCAAAGGGGCGGTCTCCAACCGCATCTTCGAGCGCGAACGCGACACCCGACGTGCCAGCGCCCCGGAGATGGTCGCCCTGCGCGATTCTCTGCACTATGCGCGGCATCGTTTGGCCACGCTCTATCTGCGCGGTCCGGGTACGCTGGCGGCCGCCGAGTACACGGCGTTGGTTGACAGCGTTCATCATGCCAAGGAAGACCTGGAAGATCGGCTGACACGCCGTCTCGGAACCCTGGCGGCGGTCCCTTCCGCGTCGCGTATCACGGTCGCCGGGGTGCGCGCGGCCATGCCCGCCGGCGCAGCGCTCATCGAGTACTTCCGTTTTGCCAACGCGGCCGCCGAAGGACGGGAGGAATACGCGGCGCTGGCGATGCCGCGTTCGGGCGCTCTGCGGCTGGTCGCCCTCGGCGCGGCGGAGTCGATCGATTCGCTGGTGGCCGACGGCCAATCACACATGATTGCGTTGAGCGCGCAGGGCGCCATGCCCACCGAGAGTGATCAGCGGCAGTACACAACTCTTGCCCGCGCCCTTTACGACCGCATCTGGCAACCGCTTGCCGGCGCGATTCCGGCGGGGGAGATCATGCTGGTTGCACCCGACGCGTCGCTGCATCTGGTATCGTTCGCATCGCTGGTGGATGCCGACGGCCGGTTTCTCATCGAGAGCACGCCGCTGCATTATCTCGCCTGCGGGCGCAGCCTGCTCGATCCGCGCGGTGCGGCGTCCGGGACCGGCGCACTGGTGGTCTGCGATCCGGATTTCGACGCTGATGCGCGTCTGCGCGCGCAGGCGCAACCGGCCACCGTCTGGGCCGCGTCCACCGAGGCGCCCTCCGACTTTGTCACCCTGCGCGCCTCCTGCGATCTGCTGACCCAGCGTCAACTGGCGCGTCTGCCCGGCACCCGCTCCGAGGCCGATGGCGTGGAGATGGCCTGGCGCGCGCAATCGTCCGAGCCGGTCGAGGTGTTCGCCGGCGCCGCCGCTTCCGAGGAGAATGTCAAACGCCATGCCCGCGGACGGCGGGTGCTGCATCTGGCCACGCATGGGTTTTATCTGGGCGATCGCTGCCGCCCACACCCGGTGGCCGGTGAGACGGGTCCGTTTGACGCCATGATCGGGGAGAATCCACTTTTGCTCAGCGGGCTTTGCCTAGCCGGGGCCGCCTGCCGCGCCGACGCCGGACTGGAAGACGGGCTTTTGACCGCCGAAGAAGTCGCCTCGTTGCCGCTGGATGGGGTGCGCTGGGCGGTTCTCTCCGCCTGCGAGACCCGCCTGGGGGCGCCACGCAGCGGCGAGGGGATCTTCGGTCTGCAGCGGGCGTTTCAGATGGC
- a CDS encoding dockerin type I repeat-containing protein, with the protein MDAADTAWVAFGCGRLQIHNYGSLGDASLDDFAWTCGSSPGDQPIYSGSFILAADSNESGVVFRASLYGYKLFVPNLVPFAGRCGFDKWVDVPLGEIRTQGCPGQPLPITGEIVVASYSDTLVDTSSSLPPAAGVTVTQTVVSSAAAPYGDFVLFRWELENRDDWPKGPWHAGTYCDWDIAGGANTGRYSDACNGYFVWDTQSPGTACGMLDPDQPSRYAGSDPTGNPAYRIAVWDLLSCCQWDYCPCITWVNSVGMAYFWWKTVREQPTRSADFMSDPSGALINPPFTLPPHGMAAIHQAMFFVDGTSNNPATIEANAMAVAQRAARWAGFARGDVNDDGIVDLADVCWLDAGLPIYPGSYCADVNVDGEVNAADIACLMAYVSGMGPAPQGNWRFV; encoded by the coding sequence GTGGACGCAGCCGATACCGCCTGGGTGGCCTTCGGCTGCGGCCGTTTGCAGATCCACAATTATGGCTCGCTGGGCGATGCGTCGCTGGATGACTTTGCGTGGACTTGCGGCTCCTCGCCGGGCGACCAACCGATCTACTCGGGCAGCTTCATCCTCGCGGCCGACTCAAACGAGTCGGGAGTGGTGTTTCGCGCCTCGCTCTACGGCTACAAGCTCTTTGTCCCGAACCTGGTGCCGTTCGCCGGGCGCTGCGGTTTCGACAAGTGGGTCGATGTGCCGCTCGGAGAAATCCGCACCCAGGGGTGCCCCGGCCAGCCCCTGCCAATCACCGGAGAGATCGTGGTGGCCAGTTACTCCGACACGCTGGTCGACACATCGTCGTCGCTGCCGCCGGCGGCCGGAGTGACAGTGACGCAGACGGTGGTTTCCAGCGCGGCGGCCCCGTATGGGGACTTTGTGCTCTTTCGCTGGGAACTGGAAAACCGCGACGATTGGCCCAAAGGTCCCTGGCATGCGGGCACGTATTGCGACTGGGACATCGCCGGCGGCGCCAATACCGGGCGATACTCCGATGCTTGCAATGGGTACTTCGTCTGGGACACGCAATCGCCGGGGACCGCATGCGGAATGCTGGATCCCGATCAACCTTCCCGCTACGCCGGCAGTGACCCAACCGGCAATCCCGCCTATCGCATCGCGGTCTGGGATCTCCTCTCTTGCTGTCAATGGGACTATTGCCCCTGCATCACCTGGGTCAACAGCGTCGGGATGGCATACTTCTGGTGGAAGACGGTCCGCGAACAACCGACACGCAGCGCGGATTTCATGTCGGATCCCAGCGGCGCGCTGATCAACCCGCCCTTCACCCTGCCGCCGCATGGCATGGCCGCGATTCACCAGGCAATGTTCTTCGTCGATGGCACATCCAACAATCCGGCGACGATCGAAGCCAATGCGATGGCGGTCGCGCAGCGGGCAGCCCGGTGGGCGGGGTTTGCGCGCGGCGACGTCAACGATGATGGCATCGTCGATCTGGCCGATGTCTGCTGGCTGGACGCCGGTCTGCCGATCTATCCGGGTTCCTACTGCGCCGATGTCAATGTCGATGGCGAGGTCAACGCGGCGGATATTGCCTGCCTCATGGCCTATGTCAGCGGCATGGGACCGGCTCCGCAGGGGAATTGGCGGTTTGT